The DNA region TGGGGCTCACCCATTTTTTGGGTCTCTCCAATTTGAGGAGAGAAGGAACAGTGATCGTGGgctgtatttttttatttttttttggctttttttttctactttttgctcaattagtggcggtttaaaccgccactatgttactttttttcaaaaaaatattattttaattaaaagttaatcttttctctctcttccacctcattatttcttatctctctctcatttatctctatcataccaaacaacctcttaaatccactctatttctcacctatttctctctactcaatctctctcttctctactctctcttctctatctctctctactctaccaaacatagtgtaaGTGCTTCATGTCAACCCTAATTAACATAAGGTGGTTCACACGAAACCCATGTTCACTAGTCAGAACAAGATCAACAATTTTCGTGTGAGAGATCGAAGCTGGTGACAATGAAGGAGGAGTTCCGAGGTGGTGGTGGCACGTGCACTCGCGGTGATGTATGGCTTCGTGACGGTTTCGCACCGGTGGAAAAGGAGTGTCCGAGTGCGGGCAACGGCAAAGATCGATGATCTTTGTTGTGGTGAAGGCTCAGAGATCAAAATTTAATGAATTAtgcaaatataatttttttttgttacaagtggaaagcaaattatgaaaatataattaactgCAGATGTTCTTTTTtctatattaacaaattaaaaagaggatcatatttaatataatgGTGTGgagatataattttaaaaacttattttttaataaaatacaatttaacatattaaaaaaattatattttttttataagcaaatgttagttgttagaaatttTAGTAAATTAGCCTATCCGCCGGATTCGAACCTGGGAACCTTCACCCTTCAACCCACCCAACCTTTATTCCatagttcttaccacttgagctatcattcgggacattaaaaatattttagtgATGAAAATTTTCCCTTTCCCTCATTTTTGTTTCATTCCCGCTTGTGATCATTTTACTTCTTCGCGAGTTATGATACATACACACCTCTCTAGCCCTTTTCCActttctttctcatttatttctcttttctctatcaatcaaatcacctatCACATATTTACTTtatctcttctttctttctatctctctcttcctccacctttCCACGCctaaaaaatgaagaaattattattatttctttcCTCTCCGCCCCCAATTTCCCctttttctctctattttcAGTATTTTGGGATAAAATCTTCCCTAGCTCATTTATGATTTACCCATCTCCCTCCCTTGACTCAATCATTGTACAATTCTCTCCCTTTCCCAGTCTCGTAGTTGTGATTGTGCTTCCATCACAACGCTATTCAAGAGAGTATaaattatactttaccaattgtatcatttatttattggtggtagtaaacttgaaaagttagaattaacaAGAGAGATAAATGTTATAATAAAAAGTtacataataattttaataaaacaaaaatattaattgttaTTTATTCATACTTGTacaacaaccttaaagtgtcagttatATAAAAACAAATGGAGTATATAGGAGTACTTTACAATGACGCGGTTAGGAAATAATTATAGGTTCACACCTCTAAgatgaggtggagagaggtgaaggaggagagtgataggaagaaaaaaaaagtaagagagataaaatataagatgtaatagatgataagagaaaagagatagaaataaaaataggtgaaaatgaaatgtataaaAGATGATCTGtgaatatatcattactcgCGGTTAGGTGTTAAGtggataaaaatgataaatttgGAACATTGATAAAAGTGAAAGATTAAACACTAATTAATAACTTTTATGACATACTGCATTAGTTAGTATCAAGGCACAAAACACTAGGAGCGGTTGTCAAAGTCTTTGAATTGCTGTAGAGAAAGTAAACTTTGCAGTATAATTAATTACCATTCTCggaataataaattaattaatgtcccagtttcaaaattttagaaaattttCTATAATTGCACGAaaaatactttttaaataaacgTTAATATACATATAAGGTTGCAATTGTTATATGAAAGTTACGTAGCTCAAATGGTTTGTGActcttatttttttatcttGAAAATTTACGTTTCATGTTTTAAGGTTTCTGTATTTTAAAATATCTTTTACCTTTAAATAGCATTTTTTTATAACTACTCTCAcaagtcttttatatatatatatatatatatatatatatatatatatatatattaagatgCCTTCACGGTGGTGGCATGAATCACGGCGGTGGCCAGGCCATGTCCAGAGGGTGGATCGGTGGCAGCGAGCGGAGTTTCATTCCAATGGCTACAAACCTAACGAACGTGTGAGGTACCAGAATTCAAGAGTCACGACACGGCTAACCTGGGCATCACGACAGAAGCAGGAGCAACAAACAACACATCGTGAGTGGCGGCCATGGACTGGGAGCGATCGACAGCATCAGCACTATCAGAGGAGTGTACCAGCGATTTCAGTAAACAGAAACAGCCACTGCCAGCAGGTACCTCGTGTTGGCCAATACATGAAGACACAGGGCCAGTCTTTTTCAGTCTATGTACATGGTTTGAGTGATAGGATTACCTTGATAAAATTGAGAACACTTTTCGGAAAGGCAGGGAGAGTGAAAGACGTATTCATCCAATCAAGAGAAAATTTCAGCGGCGTTTCAGGTATGGATTTGTTCGGTTTCAGAACGATGAAGAGGCTTGGCGGGAAATTCGAACTCTGAATGGTCTTCGAATGGATGGAAATTATCTTGTGGTTAAGAGGGCAAATCTTAAACAAGTCGCTACAAACTCGGTGATCAGAAAAGTATGGCGGCCTACGAAAGAGCAGAACCAAGCAATTCCGATCATACAAGAGGAGACACCGAAGGAAGAAACCAGTACTCGTGAGGCTCCACATCAACCAGAGGTTGGGCAATTGAGGTTTGCGACTTCTGATATGGATAATACCTGGTACCAATGCTGTGCTCGAGCCCGCACTCTTGAGGCAAAACCAGTAGATGTAATCCAGGATGAACTTGCTCGAATCGGTATGTACAACTTTCGCTTAATACCATTAGGTGCAGAGGAGGttttgtaacaccctctaatccccttatttattttaaacttaCATCAGAGTGATTATACGCATATTCAAAGAGAGCATTACAAAAATATTCCAAGACTACATATCTCCTCAATAACATATGTCACGTtctcaaactttagatcaaaatatttcataaaataatcaTACTTCATCTTTTATGCATTGCACAACGGAAATAAATAGAATCATCAAAAAATCATCTTCCAGACatacttcaataaaaaaaattcagtaaaAGAAGTATAGGCATTATGGCCATCCAAAAACGTCAACTCCATGTAACTCAAGTTTACAAAAGAAAGAACCAAAAAGAGTTGTCAATTACTCTcatcaaaataatttattaaaccACGTCCCCCAATGTTACATACAGAGCAATTGACCCTCATACTACTAGATAACTATCTAAATAACAATATATAGCTCTCTGTCTACTTCTCATGAGATGCTCCACTAGCACCTGTACCTgtacgatgtcgcatagaacatcattccaacagaagggtgagaacctCATCATATAATTAAGCATAATAACAGGTAATGAAAGAACAATACAGAAGTTTACATTATAAAAACTTTCTCTTCACAATAATACTTTCCTTACTCATTATTTCCAAAGACAGTTCTACTTAGCAACTTTGTTCCACAATAAAATATCTTTAACAAAGTAAACGTCATCCAAACTTTTACTAACAACACCATTCACAGATATTCACCAACAACAACTATCACAGTTCTTATATTTCTTCCATCACATAGGACCACTCAAAAACGTGAGACTCAATGTGTGACTCTAATGcacatgcatgtggtaccaattgttaaccttagcggtatcaccgcgttcACACAGAACAGTTAACCACCAAATAAAGTCTATCAGACTTCCAGAACTACCCCGTTTTAGGGACATTCTCTAGCTCCGCAGTAACTAGCAGACATACCTCTGTCACCGGGTTCTGGAACACTCTCTAGCACCGCAGTAACTAGCAGACATGTCTATTGACTGTATGAAGTGTATTTGTGCAAACATCTCAACTCTATACATGCATTATATAGCATATTTCTTCATCACTTTCCATAATGAAAATCTCATCATATTTGCTCAAACAACACTTCAACCTGTTATCAAATAATCACATTTGCAAAACAGCAATACAACAATTCTCACTTCATCAACAACCAATTCCAATAATTCATCTTATTGAAttcaaaatattcattttcaccAATTCAAATAAATCACCATAATCCATATATCCAAAATTCAAAAGAGTACCCAAATTAAATAACAGATACAGTAATAATTTTCTGAAAAACAAGTACAGTAATCCGTTTTCTGAAAAACAGCAGGCACATCGGTCACTAAAAACGATCTCCAAGACTCATTACTAAACTAAAAATTACGTTCTTTACACGCATAGAAAGCTGATTAAAAACCCTACAATTTCTTTGTTTaccaaattttcatttgaacGCTAGAACTAGGTGATATCAGACCACGAAGTTcgctgtccagcacagaaactGACAGAAACAGCAGGTACATCGGTCACTAAAAACGATATCTAGAactcattactaaaccaaaaattacgtTCTTTATACGCCTGGAAAGCCGATTAAAAaccctacaatttcttagtttaccAAATTTTTATTTGAACGCTAGAACTGGGTGATATCGGACCAAGAAGTTccctgtccagcacagaaaacTGACAGAAACACTTCTACCTCAAAATCAAATTTCGAAAATTCCGAATTCAGGGTTCCTAGGCATGGCTCTACCTCAACCTATCATCATACTACAATTATAGGATAAAGCTCACACCCTTACCGTGATTGATGATGAACCCTAGTTCTCTTcctttcctcttccttcttctttcacgcgtcctcttctttctttttcttcttctttcacgcgtcctcttctttcttttctttagctgcttccccatccttattaaaccatctaaacctaattcctcaagggctaaactaaaaatcctaaaatctctcctagtccttgtctctattttaatcctaactttcaccccctaactctcttccatttcataaaacacacccagcatcacaaaaaaaatattttatttcattaaagtattattatatcacctattaaaccaccatacaatataatcttaattaaaataaaataccaacattattttaattaaaaacggggtgttacaggttTTGTTAGAATTTGAGAGCAAGGAGGAAATGACAGAAACTCTAGCAGAGTGTAGCTTTTTCCTGGAACAAAAATTAACAAATTTACACCCCTGTACTTCGCTAACCTTTGGTGTCGCTCATCTGGTGTGGATTCGCCTGTGGCAAGTTCCGTTAGGTTTATGGTCGGAACCATTCTTTACCGCTATTGGAAATAGACTTGGTAGATTTGTGGAATTGGATGTCACAACCAAACATCGCCATCGGGCAGACTTTGCTCGCATTCTTGTTCGTATGCACCATCCGCTCCTTCACTGTTTTTCAATGTCAGTAGATATGGAGGGAATGACAAGTGTGATTCTAGTAGAGAAAGATGACTATGCTTATGATTATGGAAAGATGGAAACCATGTCGTCAACTCCGGTAAAGCTATACAACTCGGAGGATGCTACTGATTTCGGCGATTATTCAGAAACTGATAACGACATTGTTCAGAAGGTACATGATCCAGTTCGTTTGGATAAAGACTTTGATGTTATAGATGATGTTGAATCAGGAGAAGAGGATGAGGCTTTCAGGAATGATACAATGCAAGGATTCCAAAGCATGGCGAATGTGGAGAGAATTTTCCCAGGAACGAATTCAGTCTTGAAATCTGGTGATCGTGAAGCACACCTACAGGTCACGCACACAGCGGCGGCGGCGGTAGCCTGTGTCCTCCCGTCCGTGCACCAGAAGGGGGTGcaacaaaaaattcaaattttatggCATTCAATGGAGCTTTCAACGTAGGGGAGGAAGTTTTGGAGCAGTTTCAGGTTCTGAAAGAAACTGACTATACGGTGGAGGAAATTGAGGAATGGAGGAGAAATACAAGAGCAGAAGCAAATATGttatttaaaaaacaaatcttcccttttgtttttaaatctcctgattttatttcaaataatttCCATTCTGTTACAGGTTTCTCATTCAACTCACAGGATATTTCTCAAAAATATAGCTGGCCTCTTTACTCAACTTTCTGGAACCCACTTCAAGTTCAACAATTGCAAAGGCCCTATTTGCCTCAAGGAATTCACAACAAAATTGATTTATTGAGGTCTGCAACTTATTTGCCTACACCGGTTGCTTTTGCGTCTAACGTGACAGAAGCTGCAAGTCAAGAACAATACGTTCGAACCTCGCCTCATCAAATAATCCGGCAGAATTCCACTGGCAATGCTCCTCTCCCTCAAAGATGTGACGCACAGCCACAACGCTCCTCTCTTATCCAGGAATTTCAGTCTCCGTCCAAAGACGTAGAACCATCGCTAGTTGACCTGACAACACCAACACCtctcaaattcttctaagaAAAGCTCGCAGAGGGGACGGCCTAAGGGCAGCAAAAACAAACCTATAGCGCTGCCGATTGATTTTTTAGAACCCGTCACAGGTGAGGATGGCGTCACAACACGTTCGCAGCGAGCTTGGTTGATCGGAAAGGAGCTCGGATTAAAACCACGCGGTTCTGAAGCATTAATGCTGAAAGGTTTGGAAGCCCAAATCCGTGAAAATCATCCACATCTAAATTGAGATGCCGGAACCTTGGCTCACATGGAATGTCCGTGGGCTAGGAGGAACTACAAAAAGGGAGATTGTGAAGAAAGCAATTCAACAACTGAAGCCAGAATTACTTTTTATTcaagaaacaaaattaaatgaGCAACGACAACGATCAATACAGAAGTGGGCACAAGGTATGAAGTTCCGTCATGTGGAGGTTTATTCAGATGGATCCGCAGGAGGGCTTTTGTGCATGTGGAAGGAAAACAACATTCAAGTTCTGACAGTGGTGACTGATACTAATTTTATTCTGCTGACACTGAAAATACCAAATTATGAACAGCCAGTAATGGTGGGGAATGTTTATGGTCCACACACTGTGGCAGAGCGCAGAGTATTTTTTGAGGCACTGTACAATCATATCTTGGGGCATGTTGGCATGGTTCTCTTGGGTGGTGATTTTAATGCTGTTTTATTGGGTGCAGAACGATCTTCAGGAGGTGTTCTGGATGCAGGTGATATTATTTTTCAGCAGTTTGTGCAGGATAGTAATTTGTCAGACTTACCACTTATGAATTGGGATTATACCTGGTTCTCAAGTCGAAACGACGGTTTATGGAGTCGACTCGATAGATGGCTGGTGTCTGATGAGGTGATTTTATCTTTTTCTAATATTTCTCAATCAGTTTTAGAGTGGAATGTGTCTGACCACAGGGCTGTGTCTTTGCTGTTTGGTACTCCGGATGCTGGTCCAAAACCGTTTTATTATTTCAACCATTGGGTGGAGGAGAATGGTTTTAATGAGTTGGTGGAGTCTTGGTGGCGTTCTGTGTAAGACCCTAGACTTACCTATGTAATGCTTAAGTGATAAATTGAATTAAATGAGACATTTGGCTAAGTTTGAGCTTTGACAGATTATgcctgtcaacttgtgtgaatttttagagggtcttagcgacctcatttgggaaaccttccttcatgagagtggtagccctttaagtgtagaaaattACCGAAGTGAAATCAGCTCATACCGAGTGTGGTTCTGGCAGTAAAGTGCCAGCGAATTAAtttgtgcatttttattttaattccgaatttggttaggttatttaattaaaaagagtaggtttttaattaaagaAGACCTGGTTAGGGTTTTTTAAATAATTGGGTCAAAGGTGATGACATTTGGGCTTGAAAAGggaaaaccaaaccctagcccacttgtggtttgcatgggattaaggggaaaaccctattttctttccctcatTCAGAACAGAAACTGCACCCCATCtcttcacgtgaaaaaccaGAGAGAGAACAGTGAGAGAACTCGAGAAAGCAAGGGGGGAGGTCGCCGCTCAAGCCGCCGCCACCGCCGGGACGCCGTCGTACACGCGAGTGAGAGCTttgcgagagggagagagaaatcGCGAGGGAGAAAGAAGGTAAAGGGGACTTGGACAACAAGAGATTTttcttccaaacttcattctcttctattttcagatcaagaatcaaggtaagggctggtccttggacttgggtagtttgttagggacttgttgctatgtttggttgtgaagaatctggattgttgagggtttgcatgagggtttgggttgaaggtttggtTGCTCTGTACTATTATgatatgagacctatgtgatttgatttttattgctggaacatagcttaaagccttgggctgaaATGGTTTGtagcttaaactagaggtggGAGTTTCGcagccagtttcctgtactggacagcggacttcagagcccctttttacctgtttatggtcgtcaaatgaaaaagtgattaaagtgaaagttgtagattttcgaaatatcgttccagacatataaaaatcataattttttatttagtaatgtgatctggggtcgtttttagtaactgttacacctgctgtctttcctgttccggacagtaagATTTAAGGCCAAATATCACCTAAttatgggactcaaatgaactagtgtttaactagagagttgtagatatttaaaatagctttccagaaaggtatcatacgtgatttttggttgaaagatacattctgtggctctgtttttgtgaaagttgtttctgctgtcaatatgttgagttGCGAAAATGTTTTGAAGTTTTGTTTAGGAACATGTGTTTAGGAGATGCTGTGAGTTATATGCTGTTAAGCTTGATTTCATGAGCCTTGGTACTTGCCTTGTGGTGCTGTTGTGACATAATATGCATGTTTTTATGTATATGgctattcttaaatgatttcacaCTGTTTAATTGGCTATTTGTAcaaaagggtcgctcacctagtcGTAATTCCCTTTTGTGCactgtgaatgttgtgttgctaTCTTTAGTGTTGTGAAGAGAATAAAATACTCTAGGAAGACTTGACTTAGAGCCTaaatataagagaaagagaaataactcgcttgcaagtaaaaagtgaaaatgtgattaatggaacataggtcggtgtagactatggtccatgagaatgatgggcttgcacgcgatggtgtttttgtggatgagccggttaggtctccacgtgataaccatgatttagtcatgggatagggattgactgtgtgggtcTCCCTGAGTGATTTGTGGATGAG from Lotus japonicus ecotype B-129 chromosome 2, LjGifu_v1.2 includes:
- the LOC130735124 gene encoding uncharacterized protein LOC130735124, whose product is MPEPWLTWNVRGLGGTTKREIVKKAIQQLKPELLFIQETKLNEQRQRSIQKWAQGMKFRHVEVYSDGSAGGLLCMWKENNIQVLTVVTDTNFILLTLKIPNYEQPVMVGNVYGPHTVAERRVFFEALYNHILGHVGMVLLGGDFNAVLLGAERSSGGVLDAGDIIFQQFVQDSNLSDLPLMNWDYTWFSSRNDGLWSRLDRWLVSDEVILSFSNISQSVLEWNVSDHRAVSLLFGTPDAGPKPFYYFNHWVEENGFNELVESWWRSV